Proteins encoded together in one Chitinophaga sp. LS1 window:
- a CDS encoding TetR/AcrR family transcriptional regulator produces the protein MPEDIIQQQILQAAQQLFQKHGYQKVTMDDVAKAIGKGRSSLYYYYKNKDEVFDAVVGAEIDEIVAEIARVVDKADTVADKLRAFAITKTKIGRKRRIFFDMLETGMNADELSQYTQRKRVIQKKIRVDELTLLNRVLEGYNTADKAAVIFVFTSSLRGLKREMDLENSYARMEPAIDALVRMTMLAIQG, from the coding sequence ATGCCAGAGGATATAATACAACAGCAGATTCTGCAGGCCGCTCAGCAGCTATTTCAAAAACATGGTTATCAGAAGGTAACCATGGATGATGTTGCGAAGGCGATCGGCAAGGGGAGAAGCTCCTTGTATTACTATTATAAGAACAAAGACGAAGTCTTTGATGCTGTAGTGGGTGCTGAGATCGATGAAATCGTAGCCGAGATCGCGCGTGTGGTAGATAAAGCGGATACAGTAGCCGACAAACTACGTGCCTTTGCTATTACCAAAACCAAGATCGGCCGCAAGAGAAGAATATTCTTCGATATGCTGGAAACCGGGATGAATGCTGATGAACTCTCACAATATACACAGCGAAAAAGGGTCATTCAAAAGAAGATCAGAGTAGACGAATTGACACTACTGAATCGTGTGTTGGAGGGGTACAATACAGCAGATAAAGCGGCTGTTATATTTGTATTTACAAGTAGTCTGCGCGGGTTAAAACGCGAGATGGATTTAGAAAATAGTTATGCGCGTATGGAACCAGCGATCGATGCCCTGGTACGTATGACAATGCTGGCCATTCAGGGCTAG